From the Brachybacterium sillae genome, the window GGTCGGGAGCTCGTCGCTCGGTTCGGCGGCGGGCTCGGCGACGACGGGCTCCGCCTCGGCGTGCGCCGGCGCCTCCGCCTCGGGCTCCTCCCCGCCGGGCTGGTCGTCCACAGGCTGGTCGGCGGCGGGCTGGTCGGCATCGGGCTGGTCGGCATCGGGCTGCTGGATGTCCGACTCATCCGCCTCGGGCTCGGGCGCGGTGAAGATGTCGCCCACCGCGGCCACGATGTCCTCGCGGCTCAGAGCGCCCTCGCGCACGATCTCCGGCGGCTCCACGGTGGTGTCGATGATCGTCGAGGCGGTGCCGAGCCGGGCCGTCCCGCCGTCGAGGTACACCTCGACCCGGTCCCCGAGCTGCGTGGCGGCATCCAGGACGGTCGTCGCGGCATCGCGGCCGTGTCGATTCGCGCTGGAGACGGCGAGCGGGCCCGTGCGACGCAACAGATCGAGCGCCACCTCATGGTCGGGCATCCGCAGGGCGACGGTGCCGCGGGTCTCCCCCAGGTCCCAGTGCAGCATGGGCTGGGCAGTGAGGATCAGGGTGAGCGGGCCGGGCCAGAAGGCCTCCGTCAGCTGCTCGACGTACTCCGGGACGTCGATCGCGAGCGCCATCACCACGGCGGGATCGCCGACGAGCACCGGCGGCGGCACGTCTCGCCCACGGCCCTTCGCCTCGAGCAGCGCGTCCACGGCGTCGGGGGAGAACGCGTCCGCGCCGATGCCGTACACGGTGTCGGTGGGGAGGACGACGAGGCCGCCGTGGCGGATCGCCTCCTCGGCTGCATCGAGCGCCGTCTCGCGGGCTGCCGGGTCCTGGGTGTCGTACACGCTCACGGGGCCAGTCTCTCACCCCGGGCGCGGAGGGTGTCGGCGGCGCGGCGGGCGACGAGGAAGCGGTCCCGACCCGTGAGGTCCCGCTGGGTGCGGATCGCCGTCAAACGACCGTCGCGAACCGCCAGCTCGCGAAGCGCCGGGCCGTGGACATCCGCGTGCTCGATCACGACGAGCCCCCCAGGCAGGAGGATCTCGGCGGCGAGGGCGAGGACCGCGGACGGCACCAGAAGTCCGTCCTCCCCTCCCCCGAACAGGGCGAGGGGCGGATCGTGCAGGGCGACCTCGGGGTCCCGCGGGACGGCATCCGGCGGCACATACGGAGGGTTGCTGAGCACGGCGTCGACGGGACCGTCGGAGCGCAGCACCTGCGCCAGGGACTCATCGGTGACATCCCCGGCGAGGACCCGACCGCGCCCGGGTGCGACCGCATCGAGGTTCTCGCGGGCCAGCTCGACCGCCTCCGGGGAGAGATCGACCGCGGTCACGTCGGCCTGGGGGATCTCATCCAGCACGGCAGCGGCGAGGGCCCCGGATCCGGTGCACAGGTCCACCACCCGCACCATCTCGCCAGGCGTCGGCGCGGACCGCTGCCCCAGGTGCTCCAGGAGCAGATCGACGGCGAGTTCCGTCTCGGCGCGGGGCACGAACACCCCGGGCCGTACCGTGAGTTCGAGGCGGCGGAACGGCGCGGCGCCGAGGATCAGCTGCAGCGGCTCGCGCCTCTCCCGGCGGTGCACCAGAGGTTCCAGCCGGGCCAGGGCGCCAGCATCCACCTCCCGCACCAGGACGAGTGGGGTGTCCGTGGCGAGGACGTGCTCGATCAGTGCTCGGGCATCGGCCTCCGGGGACGGCACCTCGGCCGCGCGCAGCCGATCGGCGGTCTCGCGCAGCACGGCGCGCAGTGGTCGAGCTCCACCGGCGGCCCGGGCGGGCCGGGGGTCCTGCTCCGGCTGCGTCACGACGTCTCCTCGGGCTCCGCGAGGCGCGCGGCCCGCTCCGCCTGCCGGGAGGCCAGGACGAAGGCGTCGAGGTCCCCGCCGAGCACCTGCTCCAACGCATGGGATTTGACCCCGGTGCGGTGATCGGTGACCCGGGACTCCGGGAAGTTGTAGGTGCGGATCCGCTCCGAGCGGTCGAGGCTGCGCACCTGGGAGCGCCGCTGGGCCGAGGCCTCGGCGGCGGCCTCCTCTCGGTGGCGGTCCCGCAGGCGGGATCGGAGCACCCGCAGTGCCGCCTCCCGGTTCTGCAGCTGGCTCTTCTCGTTCTGCGAGGAGACCACGATCCCGGTGGGCAGATGCGTCACCCGCACCGCGGAATCGGTGGTGTTCACGCTCTGTCCGCCCGGGCCGGAGGAGCGGAAGACGTCGATGCGCAGGTTCGCGGGGGCCAT encodes:
- a CDS encoding L-threonylcarbamoyladenylate synthase → MSVYDTQDPAARETALDAAEEAIRHGGLVVLPTDTVYGIGADAFSPDAVDALLEAKGRGRDVPPPVLVGDPAVVMALAIDVPEYVEQLTEAFWPGPLTLILTAQPMLHWDLGETRGTVALRMPDHEVALDLLRRTGPLAVSSANRHGRDAATTVLDAATQLGDRVEVYLDGGTARLGTASTIIDTTVEPPEIVREGALSREDIVAAVGDIFTAPEPEADESDIQQPDADQPDADQPAADQPVDDQPGGEEPEAEAPAHAEAEPVVAEPAAEPSDELPTRRDG
- the prmC gene encoding peptide chain release factor N(5)-glutamine methyltransferase gives rise to the protein MTQPEQDPRPARAAGGARPLRAVLRETADRLRAAEVPSPEADARALIEHVLATDTPLVLVREVDAGALARLEPLVHRRERREPLQLILGAAPFRRLELTVRPGVFVPRAETELAVDLLLEHLGQRSAPTPGEMVRVVDLCTGSGALAAAVLDEIPQADVTAVDLSPEAVELARENLDAVAPGRGRVLAGDVTDESLAQVLRSDGPVDAVLSNPPYVPPDAVPRDPEVALHDPPLALFGGGEDGLLVPSAVLALAAEILLPGGLVVIEHADVHGPALRELAVRDGRLTAIRTQRDLTGRDRFLVARRAADTLRARGERLAP